The proteins below are encoded in one region of Sedimentibacter sp. zth1:
- a CDS encoding ABC transporter ATP-binding protein, which translates to MKYRNFFIFMIILILISGLTSLISPILLNYWMSDAVGFTTSRIIILLGALLLSLVLQLVFIYFREKFAKNFNIKNCKSMLEKYFQLSYDKINDEGPTNLVERIAQAVNNIYAFMTGDYIKIWSSILVMSVILIIISFQSLLITTVMLLIIPINYFGYKALNKELSKRSKKLQEQCASGWQQVFSFVGQTDYLKQCATYDEIISQLSPSLNNIYGSMKDVNVFAQSASSLISSINGIVRTMVLALVVYQFASSNTSPITLVLFTIVLPMYFNNVSIITNANLSKRDMKISLDLLKEWDNCLEPDGENTIKSIDTIDFDIKELAIKGKKLSKDIKEHFEKGNVVWIKGKSGSGKSTLLKLLPKFREASTIYINGENINSITNASLRSKLDYLSQNVPIIKGTLRDNLFFNKEYSKEIENQLINEPIIASILKDKSLDDKILEGGSNLSGGEKQKIAIARALYDNVDVLILDEVTSNIDKKSSDEIFKQIMLAKNDKIIFIISHDDLPKSYATKFIEI; encoded by the coding sequence ATGAAATATCGTAACTTTTTTATATTTATGATAATATTAATATTGATTAGTGGATTAACATCATTGATAAGCCCTATCCTTTTAAATTATTGGATGTCTGATGCAGTGGGTTTTACTACTTCAAGAATAATAATATTATTAGGTGCACTATTGTTATCACTAGTATTACAGTTGGTTTTTATTTATTTCAGAGAAAAATTCGCTAAAAATTTTAATATTAAAAACTGTAAATCAATGCTTGAAAAATATTTTCAACTCTCCTACGATAAAATAAATGATGAAGGCCCTACAAACCTTGTAGAAAGAATTGCTCAGGCTGTAAATAATATTTATGCGTTTATGACTGGTGATTATATTAAAATATGGTCAAGTATATTGGTCATGTCTGTTATTTTAATTATAATTTCTTTTCAAAGTCTTTTGATAACTACTGTTATGCTACTTATTATTCCAATAAATTATTTTGGGTATAAAGCATTAAATAAGGAATTAAGTAAACGTTCTAAAAAATTACAAGAACAGTGTGCTAGTGGGTGGCAACAAGTATTTTCTTTTGTAGGTCAAACTGATTATTTAAAACAATGTGCAACATATGATGAGATTATATCACAGCTTAGCCCTTCTTTAAATAATATTTATGGTAGTATGAAGGATGTTAATGTATTTGCACAAAGTGCATCTAGTCTAATTTCTTCAATCAACGGTATTGTAAGAACAATGGTACTAGCATTAGTTGTTTATCAATTTGCAAGCTCTAATACATCTCCAATAACACTTGTATTATTTACTATTGTACTTCCAATGTATTTTAACAATGTAAGTATAATAACTAATGCAAATTTAAGCAAAAGGGATATGAAAATTTCTCTAGATTTACTAAAAGAATGGGACAATTGTCTTGAACCTGATGGAGAAAACACTATTAAATCAATAGATACTATCGATTTTGATATAAAAGAATTAGCTATCAAGGGTAAAAAACTTTCAAAAGATATAAAAGAACATTTTGAAAAAGGAAACGTTGTTTGGATTAAAGGAAAAAGTGGATCAGGTAAATCCACGTTATTAAAACTTTTACCAAAGTTTAGAGAAGCATCAACTATATACATAAATGGTGAAAATATAAATAGTATCACCAATGCTTCGTTGAGAAGCAAATTAGACTATCTATCACAAAATGTTCCAATTATTAAAGGAACACTGAGAGATAATTTATTTTTCAACAAAGAATACAGTAAAGAAATTGAAAACCAACTTATAAACGAGCCTATAATTGCTAGTATTTTGAAAGATAAAAGTTTAGATGATAAAATTTTAGAGGGTGGAAGCAATTTATCTGGTGGTGAAAAGCAAAAAATTGCTATTGCTCGAGCTTTGTATGATAATGTTGACGTTTTAATACTTGATGAAGTTACGAGCAATATAGACAAGAAAAGTTCTGATGAAATTTTTAAGCAAATAATGCTTGCTAAAAATGATAAAATTATATTTATTATATCACATGATGATTTACCAAAGTCTTATGCAACAAAATTCATTGAAATATAA
- a CDS encoding methyl-accepting chemotaxis protein, whose translation MKSLKSKLILSILLIVIVSSLVTVSIVLFESNELTQSTIQTQLLTAGNNMMKQYLDDQFGYLCLSREGEMVDEFSKPIEGRYEYLDTLSQKMDLVATIFCKTGKDYTRILTTIKNDQGERAVGTILNPTEVAYEEVSKENTYFGQADILGEKYITKYEPMYDKNNEMIGVYFVGVPMTTVHSIVDQGMKSTIKIIIISIIVVLIIATIISYFVATSIAKPIEKVTVAAKKIANGNFDVELCVKSQNEVGQLAEAFQLTIQQLINYQGYIDETSDILNEISKGNLLVKLEKNYVGQFKKLKDNMEKLLQSLNFTLIQINQSADQVACGSEQVSVGAQALSQGATEQASSIEELSASITEITAEIKENAENAKSATDMAEVAGKELHSSNEQMKDMLHAMEQITFKSTEISKIIKVIDDIAFQTNILALNAAVEAARAGSAGQGFAVVADEVRNLAGKSAAAAKNTTALIEETIVAVENGSTIADKTAHSLETSAQITSDSVTLINKIAEASDHQAISIAQINLGVEQISSVVQTNAATSEESAAASEELSSQSNILKELISKFKLKETDDSEDIEKKH comes from the coding sequence ATGAAAAGTTTAAAATCAAAATTAATTTTAAGTATTTTGCTGATAGTTATTGTTTCATCATTAGTAACCGTATCAATTGTATTATTTGAGAGTAATGAATTAACTCAGAGTACCATTCAGACACAGCTATTAACAGCTGGAAATAATATGATGAAGCAATATCTTGATGATCAATTTGGCTATTTGTGTCTTTCTCGTGAGGGCGAGATGGTGGATGAATTTTCTAAACCAATTGAGGGAAGATATGAATACTTAGATACTTTATCTCAGAAGATGGATTTAGTTGCAACTATTTTTTGCAAAACAGGGAAAGATTACACAAGAATTTTGACTACAATTAAAAATGATCAGGGTGAAAGAGCCGTTGGAACTATTTTAAATCCAACAGAAGTAGCATATGAAGAAGTTTCAAAGGAGAATACATACTTTGGGCAGGCAGATATACTTGGTGAAAAATACATAACAAAATATGAACCGATGTATGATAAGAACAACGAAATGATTGGTGTTTATTTTGTGGGTGTACCAATGACAACGGTACATTCCATTGTAGATCAAGGAATGAAATCTACAATAAAAATAATTATTATATCAATAATTGTGGTATTAATTATTGCTACTATTATCAGTTATTTTGTGGCTACGTCCATTGCAAAACCAATTGAAAAAGTAACTGTTGCTGCAAAGAAAATTGCCAATGGCAATTTTGATGTGGAGCTTTGCGTGAAGTCACAAAATGAAGTTGGACAGCTAGCAGAAGCTTTTCAACTTACTATTCAGCAATTAATCAATTATCAAGGATATATTGATGAAACATCAGATATTCTAAACGAAATTTCAAAAGGAAACCTACTAGTTAAACTAGAAAAAAATTATGTTGGTCAATTTAAAAAGCTTAAGGATAATATGGAAAAACTGCTTCAAAGTTTAAATTTTACGTTAATACAAATCAATCAATCAGCTGATCAAGTTGCATGCGGTTCTGAACAAGTATCCGTTGGTGCACAAGCACTTTCACAAGGAGCAACGGAGCAAGCAAGTTCAATTGAGGAATTGTCAGCCTCCATTACTGAAATTACAGCAGAGATTAAGGAAAACGCAGAAAATGCCAAGTCAGCAACCGACATGGCAGAAGTTGCAGGGAAAGAATTACATAGCAGTAATGAACAGATGAAAGATATGCTTCATGCTATGGAACAAATCACCTTTAAGTCAACTGAAATTTCAAAAATCATTAAAGTAATTGATGACATTGCATTTCAAACAAATATTCTTGCTTTAAATGCTGCGGTTGAAGCCGCTCGTGCAGGTTCTGCAGGTCAAGGGTTTGCCGTAGTTGCAGATGAAGTGAGAAACCTTGCTGGAAAATCAGCAGCAGCAGCAAAAAATACCACTGCACTGATTGAAGAAACCATTGTAGCTGTCGAAAACGGGTCCACAATTGCAGATAAAACTGCACACTCATTGGAAACAAGTGCACAAATAACAAGTGACTCAGTTACTCTAATTAATAAAATTGCGGAAGCCTCCGACCATCAAGCTATTTCAATTGCACAGATAAACCTTGGCGTGGAACAAATTTCATCAGTTGTCCAAACAAATGCAGCTACATCTGAAGAAAGTGCTGCAGCAAGCGAAGAATTATCGAGTCAATCTAATATTTTGAAAGAGCTAATTTCTAAATTCAAATTGAAAGAAACGGATGATTCTGAGGATATAGAAAAAAAGCACTAA
- a CDS encoding phosphotransferase: MCYSETYIQIEKLFNKYGLEKLIKEPKQVTGGLMHKMYQIITKHKKYAVKELNPSVMQRNGVKEHIVNSERIAKALDKIVPVITAMQFNDNPLLMLDGQYYMIFEWVDGMSIFPPHISSENCIKMGTLLGKMHTANIIIPGMHKEKNETEIYEWDKYLLLGQEISAEWVHELSEMIDKLKKWNKEFNEACNLLSGYLVLSHRDLDPKNVMWKDNNPYIIDWESAGYVNPYQELLEMLNYWANKGNGELDKDKFDALYNAYITIAGSCQVNWEMVLASGFGGMLGWLNYSFKRSLGIESTSLEEKELGTEQVFGTMKALRQYAQNTVLVKNWLD, encoded by the coding sequence ATGTGTTATTCAGAAACATATATACAAATAGAAAAGTTATTTAATAAATATGGTTTGGAAAAATTGATTAAAGAACCAAAGCAAGTAACAGGTGGATTGATGCATAAAATGTATCAGATAATTACAAAACATAAAAAATATGCTGTTAAAGAATTAAATCCTTCTGTAATGCAAAGAAATGGAGTTAAAGAACATATAGTTAATTCCGAACGAATAGCAAAAGCTCTTGATAAAATTGTACCTGTAATAACTGCCATGCAATTTAATGATAATCCGTTATTAATGTTGGATGGACAGTATTATATGATATTTGAATGGGTAGATGGAATGTCAATATTTCCACCCCATATATCTTCAGAAAACTGCATAAAGATGGGAACCCTGCTAGGAAAGATGCATACAGCGAATATTATAATTCCTGGTATGCATAAGGAAAAGAATGAAACAGAAATATATGAATGGGATAAATATTTATTATTAGGACAAGAAATAAGTGCAGAATGGGTTCATGAATTATCTGAAATGATAGATAAATTAAAAAAGTGGAACAAGGAGTTTAATGAAGCTTGCAATTTGTTAAGTGGTTATTTAGTACTTAGTCATAGGGATTTAGATCCAAAAAATGTTATGTGGAAAGATAATAATCCATACATTATTGACTGGGAATCTGCCGGTTATGTTAATCCATATCAAGAGTTATTAGAAATGTTAAATTACTGGGCTAATAAGGGTAACGGTGAACTAGACAAAGATAAATTTGATGCACTATATAACGCATATATAACAATTGCCGGAAGTTGTCAAGTGAATTGGGAAATGGTACTTGCAAGCGGATTTGGTGGCATGCTTGGTTGGCTTAATTATAGCTTTAAACGATCATTGGGAATTGAGAGTACGTCTTTAGAAGAAAAGGAATTAGGAACAGAACAAGTATTTGGTACAATGAAGGCACTAAGGCAGTATGCACAGAATACAGTTTTAGTAAAAAATTGGTTAGATTGA
- a CDS encoding ABC transporter ATP-binding protein — MIKKFISYYKPVKSIFIIDLICAFLVSICDLMYPTITRNIINDYVPNQNFSLLITWLVVLGAIYILKAGLNYYITYYGHVMGVKMQISMRKDIFTHLQKLPFNYFDENKTGTIMSRVINDLKEISELAHHGPEDLFISGVMIIGSFILLCRINIPLTLIIFAFIPLLVWFSMKQRIKLSEAFMNTRVKIGEVNANLENSISGIRVSKAFNNYDYEIDKFQEGNNAFGRARKKAYKVMADFFTGTKFIMDFLILAVLTGGGIFYFKGIINFGDFTAYLLYIGMFSTPIKRLISFIEQYQSGMTGFKRFTEIMSEEPEEESENAKEVGILKGQIIFDDVTFAYGNNKNILNDLTLNIENGKTVALVGPSGGGKTTLCHLIPRFYEIDEGIIMIDGIDIADMTRESLRKNIGIVQQEVFLFTGTIFDNISYGNVNATEEEVVEAAKKANIHDYIMTLEYGYNTYIGERGVKLSGGQKQRISISRVFLKNPPILILDEATSALDNATEQMIQSSLEALCKGRTTVVVAHRLSTIKNADEIIVFGDEGIKERGTHEDLMKLNGVYTNLYNSQFRD, encoded by the coding sequence ATGATTAAGAAATTTATATCGTATTATAAGCCTGTTAAATCTATTTTTATCATAGATTTGATATGTGCTTTTTTAGTGTCAATATGTGATTTGATGTACCCAACTATTACAAGAAATATTATTAATGATTATGTACCAAATCAAAACTTTAGTCTTTTAATTACTTGGTTGGTAGTTTTAGGTGCTATTTATATTTTAAAAGCTGGCTTAAATTATTACATAACCTATTATGGACATGTTATGGGAGTAAAAATGCAAATAAGTATGAGAAAAGATATTTTTACTCATCTTCAAAAACTACCATTTAACTATTTTGATGAAAATAAAACAGGCACAATTATGTCAAGAGTAATAAATGATTTAAAGGAAATTTCTGAACTTGCACATCATGGTCCTGAGGATTTATTTATATCTGGTGTTATGATTATTGGTTCTTTTATATTGCTTTGCAGAATAAATATACCTTTAACACTTATAATATTTGCATTTATACCATTACTTGTATGGTTTTCAATGAAGCAAAGAATTAAGCTGAGCGAAGCATTTATGAATACAAGAGTTAAAATAGGTGAAGTAAATGCTAACTTGGAAAATAGTATCTCTGGTATAAGAGTTTCAAAAGCTTTTAATAATTATGATTATGAAATAGATAAGTTTCAAGAGGGCAATAATGCCTTCGGAAGAGCAAGAAAGAAAGCTTACAAAGTTATGGCAGATTTTTTTACAGGAACAAAGTTCATAATGGATTTTTTGATTTTAGCTGTGCTTACTGGTGGTGGAATATTTTATTTTAAAGGAATAATTAATTTTGGAGATTTTACAGCCTATTTATTGTACATAGGAATGTTTTCTACACCAATAAAAAGACTAATTAGCTTTATTGAGCAATATCAATCTGGTATGACAGGTTTTAAAAGGTTTACGGAAATCATGAGTGAAGAGCCTGAAGAAGAAAGCGAAAATGCTAAAGAAGTAGGAATTTTGAAAGGTCAAATTATATTTGATGATGTTACATTTGCGTATGGTAACAATAAAAATATATTAAATGATTTAACCTTAAATATAGAAAACGGGAAAACGGTAGCTCTTGTAGGACCTTCTGGTGGAGGAAAAACTACACTATGCCACTTAATTCCAAGGTTTTATGAAATAGACGAAGGTATAATTATGATTGACGGAATAGACATTGCAGATATGACAAGAGAATCCCTAAGAAAAAACATTGGTATTGTACAACAAGAGGTATTTTTATTTACGGGTACAATATTTGATAATATATCTTATGGAAATGTAAACGCTACAGAAGAAGAAGTTGTTGAAGCAGCGAAAAAAGCAAATATACATGATTATATTATGACTCTTGAGTATGGCTACAATACATACATAGGGGAAAGAGGAGTTAAACTTAGTGGTGGTCAAAAACAAAGGATAAGTATTTCAAGAGTGTTTTTGAAAAACCCTCCAATTCTTATACTTGATGAAGCAACATCAGCACTAGATAATGCAACAGAGCAAATGATTCAAAGCTCACTAGAGGCATTGTGCAAAGGGAGAACGACTGTAGTTGTTGCACATAGATTATCTACTATAAAAAATGCAGATGAAATTATAGTATTTGGTGATGAAGGAATAAAAGAAAGAGGAACTCACGAAGATTTGATGAAATTAAATGGTGTATATACTAACCTTTATAATTCACAATTTAGAGATTAA
- a CDS encoding DUF1292 domain-containing protein, with the protein MSDKKENCNCGSNCGDDDCCDDDFEIMTLTLEDGSEIECAVIGIFPVEEKEYIALIPVNDIDSEDGEVYLYGINETEDGEIDLISIESDEEYEKVAKVFDELMEEEYSDEEEEQK; encoded by the coding sequence ATGAGCGATAAAAAAGAAAATTGTAACTGTGGAAGCAACTGTGGTGATGACGATTGCTGTGATGATGATTTTGAAATAATGACATTAACATTAGAAGACGGTTCTGAGATTGAGTGTGCAGTTATAGGAATATTCCCAGTAGAAGAAAAAGAATACATTGCTTTAATTCCGGTAAATGATATTGATTCAGAAGATGGTGAAGTTTACTTATATGGGATAAATGAAACTGAAGACGGTGAAATAGATTTAATTTCTATAGAATCTGATGAAGAATATGAAAAAGTTGCAAAAGTATTTGATGAATTGATGGAAGAAGAATATTCTGACGAAGAAGAAGAACAAAAATAG
- a CDS encoding carboxypeptidase M32: MKELLKKYEELRKKIKAYGYAMWMIGWDSATEAPKGCFEERGKYLGILSEESYKFETSEEYTNVVNELFDNKDKLDEVLKHEIIEVKDGIDKIKKIPMNEYIEFQILTSNSQNIWVEAKTNSDFSIFKPCLEKIVMFMKKYTKYLETDKLKGYDVLLDQYEHGYTTKEYDEFFNLLKKELVPFVKKVTAKKLAYNDNFESKVYPKLDQKKFCDYIQQVMCYDTDRGLMKESEHPFTSGVSSRDVRFTNHYYENLLISSVFSAIHELGHATYEQQVNPEYDETFSGGGASMAMHESQSRFYENIIGRSKEFWINHFDKLKETFKEQFKDTTLEDFFMAINKVENSLIRTEADELTYPLHIMIRYDIEKMIFNNEIEVSDLPKVWNKMYKDYLGIDVPNDAVGVLQDMHWSDGSFGYFVTYALGSAYASQIYDKMKNDIDIEKALSTGTTKEINEWLKEKIHKYGATKYPKEILKIATGEDFNAMYYVNYLKDKYSKIYDI, encoded by the coding sequence ATGAAAGAGTTATTAAAAAAGTACGAAGAATTAAGAAAAAAGATTAAAGCATATGGTTATGCAATGTGGATGATTGGTTGGGATTCTGCCACAGAAGCTCCTAAAGGTTGCTTCGAAGAGAGAGGTAAATATTTAGGTATTTTATCTGAAGAATCATATAAGTTTGAAACATCTGAAGAATATACAAATGTAGTAAATGAATTATTTGACAATAAAGATAAATTAGACGAAGTATTAAAACATGAAATAATTGAAGTAAAAGATGGTATTGATAAAATTAAGAAAATACCTATGAACGAGTATATTGAATTTCAAATACTTACTTCCAATAGTCAAAATATTTGGGTAGAAGCAAAAACTAATAGTGATTTTAGTATTTTTAAACCTTGCTTAGAAAAAATAGTTATGTTTATGAAAAAATATACAAAATATCTTGAAACAGATAAACTTAAGGGATATGATGTTTTACTAGACCAATATGAACATGGATATACTACAAAAGAATATGATGAGTTTTTCAATTTACTAAAAAAAGAATTAGTACCTTTTGTAAAAAAAGTTACAGCTAAAAAATTAGCTTATAATGATAATTTTGAATCAAAGGTATATCCTAAGTTAGATCAAAAGAAATTCTGTGATTATATACAACAAGTTATGTGCTATGATACTGATAGAGGGTTGATGAAGGAAAGTGAACATCCATTTACATCTGGAGTTTCTTCAAGAGATGTTAGATTTACAAACCACTATTATGAAAATTTGCTTATTTCAAGTGTTTTTTCAGCTATACATGAGTTAGGACACGCAACATATGAGCAACAGGTTAATCCAGAGTATGATGAAACATTTAGCGGTGGTGGAGCATCAATGGCAATGCATGAATCTCAATCGAGATTTTATGAAAATATCATTGGAAGAAGTAAGGAATTTTGGATAAATCATTTTGATAAATTGAAAGAAACTTTCAAAGAACAGTTTAAAGATACAACATTAGAGGATTTCTTTATGGCTATAAATAAAGTTGAAAATTCTCTTATAAGAACTGAAGCTGATGAGTTAACATATCCACTTCATATAATGATAAGATATGATATAGAAAAAATGATATTTAATAATGAAATAGAAGTTAGTGACTTACCTAAAGTTTGGAACAAAATGTACAAGGATTATTTAGGAATTGATGTTCCAAATGATGCAGTTGGTGTTCTTCAAGATATGCACTGGTCAGATGGTTCATTTGGATATTTTGTAACATATGCTTTAGGTTCAGCATATGCTTCACAAATATACGACAAAATGAAAAATGATATAGATATAGAAAAGGCATTGTCAACAGGTACTACTAAAGAAATCAATGAGTGGCTTAAGGAAAAAATACATAAGTATGGTGCAACAAAATATCCTAAAGAAATTTTAAAAATAGCAACAGGTGAGGATTTTAATGCTATGTATTATGTTAATTACCTAAAAGATAAATATTCTAAAATATATGATATTTAA
- the fba gene encoding class II fructose-1,6-bisphosphate aldolase, with protein MALVTSTEMFKKAYEGGYAVGAFNVNNMEIIQGIVDAAKIEKAPIILQVSAGARKYASPIYLRKLVEAAVEDTGLDIVLHLDHGDSFEICKDCIDGGFTSVMIDGSKLPLEENIALTKKVVDYAHAKGVVVEAELGKLAGVEDAVKVNTKDATYTDPQEAVRFVKETGVDSLAIAIGTSHGAYKFKGEPSLDFDRLETITNLLPNFPLVLHGSSSVPREFVDFCNQYGGKVPGAQGVPEEMLKRASKLGVCKINIDTDLRLAMTGSVRKVLSEHPEEFDPRKYLGPAREAIKNMVQHKIKDVLGCSDKR; from the coding sequence ATGGCTCTTGTAACATCAACTGAAATGTTTAAAAAAGCATACGAAGGTGGATATGCTGTAGGTGCTTTTAATGTTAATAATATGGAAATAATACAAGGTATTGTAGATGCAGCAAAGATAGAAAAGGCACCAATAATTCTACAGGTATCTGCAGGAGCAAGAAAATATGCAAGTCCAATATATTTAAGAAAATTAGTAGAAGCTGCTGTTGAGGACACTGGTCTTGACATCGTTCTTCACCTCGACCATGGTGATAGCTTTGAAATATGCAAAGACTGTATAGATGGTGGTTTTACATCTGTTATGATAGATGGTTCTAAATTACCTCTTGAAGAAAATATTGCACTGACTAAAAAAGTTGTAGATTATGCACACGCAAAAGGAGTTGTTGTTGAAGCTGAACTTGGCAAGCTTGCAGGAGTAGAAGATGCTGTTAAAGTTAATACTAAAGATGCTACTTATACTGACCCACAAGAAGCAGTGAGATTTGTAAAAGAGACAGGAGTTGATTCTTTAGCTATTGCTATAGGAACTTCTCATGGAGCATATAAATTCAAAGGTGAACCAAGTCTTGATTTTGATAGATTAGAAACAATAACTAATCTTTTACCTAATTTTCCATTAGTTTTACATGGTTCTTCATCAGTACCGAGGGAATTTGTTGACTTTTGTAACCAATATGGAGGTAAAGTACCAGGAGCTCAAGGTGTACCTGAAGAAATGTTAAAAAGAGCATCTAAATTAGGTGTTTGCAAAATAAACATTGATACAGATTTAAGACTTGCAATGACAGGTTCTGTTAGAAAAGTATTATCAGAACATCCTGAAGAATTTGACCCTAGAAAATACTTAGGACCTGCAAGAGAAGCTATAAAAAATATGGTACAACATAAAATTAAAGATGTACTTGGTTGTAGCGATAAAAGATAA
- a CDS encoding peptidoglycan-binding protein, producing the protein MTVSEQPIIPKDIVVHLGNPDDPNVENITVPFPEYVKNVASSEIYPTWPDSSIDANLYVIINYALNRIYTEWYRNQGYDFDITNSTAFDQAFVKDRDVFRNISIKSDELFNNYIRKEGSIEPYFTSFCDGVKVKCDGLSQWGTVPLAEEGKSALDILKNYYGDDIEIVENAPVSEDTESYPGTILRLGDIGNDVATIEVKLNRIGKNYPAIPQVEEDGVYGPKTEEAVKTFQKIFNLNPDGIVGKSTWYKINYIYTAVKELGELTSEGISVTDLYRPFADKLQLGSYGIEVKTLQYYLDFISFYNDNIDPVTIDGIFGEKTENAVKQFQKEYGLEVNGIVDLKNFRKLEEVYDDIYSSIPPETMSEYVDIYPGYVLFLGLSNPKVTLIQQYLKLISENTDYVSPVKVTGVYDNQTDKAVRQIQDRFAIPITGTVDPATWYQIIQLKDSFQEE; encoded by the coding sequence GTGACTGTTTCAGAACAACCTATTATACCAAAGGATATAGTTGTACATTTAGGAAATCCAGATGACCCGAACGTAGAAAACATTACTGTCCCATTTCCAGAGTATGTAAAAAATGTAGCATCAAGTGAAATATATCCTACATGGCCAGATAGTTCTATAGATGCAAATCTATATGTAATTATTAATTATGCACTTAATAGAATCTATACAGAATGGTATAGAAACCAAGGATATGATTTTGATATAACCAATTCCACAGCATTTGATCAGGCATTTGTGAAAGACAGAGATGTATTCAGAAATATTAGTATAAAATCCGATGAATTATTTAATAACTATATTAGAAAAGAGGGTTCAATAGAGCCATACTTTACTTCGTTTTGTGATGGAGTAAAAGTAAAATGTGATGGATTATCACAATGGGGAACAGTGCCTTTAGCTGAAGAGGGAAAATCTGCATTGGATATATTAAAAAATTATTATGGTGATGACATAGAGATTGTTGAGAATGCACCTGTATCAGAGGATACTGAATCATATCCGGGTACAATATTAAGACTTGGAGATATAGGTAATGATGTAGCAACTATAGAGGTTAAGCTTAACAGGATTGGTAAAAATTATCCTGCAATACCGCAAGTAGAAGAAGATGGAGTATATGGACCGAAAACAGAAGAAGCAGTTAAGACATTTCAAAAGATTTTTAATCTTAACCCAGATGGTATTGTTGGTAAGTCTACATGGTACAAAATTAACTATATATATACAGCAGTTAAAGAATTAGGCGAATTAACATCAGAGGGTATAAGTGTAACAGATTTATATAGACCATTTGCAGATAAGCTTCAGCTTGGTTCTTATGGAATAGAAGTTAAAACATTACAGTACTATTTAGATTTTATCAGTTTTTATAATGATAATATAGACCCTGTTACAATTGATGGGATATTTGGAGAAAAAACAGAAAATGCGGTAAAGCAGTTTCAAAAGGAATATGGATTAGAAGTTAATGGAATTGTAGATCTTAAAAATTTCAGAAAACTTGAAGAGGTATATGATGATATATACAGCAGCATACCTCCTGAAACAATGAGTGAGTATGTTGATATCTATCCAGGATATGTATTGTTTTTAGGTTTATCTAACCCTAAAGTTACTTTAATACAGCAATACCTAAAACTAATATCAGAAAATACTGATTATGTTTCACCTGTTAAAGTTACAGGTGTATATGATAATCAGACTGATAAAGCAGTACGTCAAATACAGGATAGATTCGCAATACCTATAACAGGTACAGTAGACCCTGCTACATGGTACCAAATTATACAGCTCAAAGATAGTTTTCAAGAGGAATAA